One segment of Vibrio gazogenes DNA contains the following:
- a CDS encoding anaerobic C4-dicarboxylate transporter — MFYIHMLLLLTIIFVGIRHGGIAFGLLGGLGVTILAFVFKVTPGHPPVSVMLIILSVVAASATLEATGGLKLLVKYAEKLMRKHPGQIVFLGPLCTYTLTVLVGTGHSVYPLLPVIYDVAYKKGIRPERPMAIASVASQVGITASPIAAAAAVVMATAVDNHLDIGLIDVLIVTIPATLTGLLVACTWSLKRGKDLDKDPEFKARCQDPEFVQELEDNTALEQGNDIDKSAKKGLLIFMLGIATVVFVAMFGKNLNLLPPGVKMSVGIQFLMLAVGAIILVSTKVSPKKIVHSNVFIAGMTAVIIIFGIAWMSDTIISFHKTYLIDMVRDIVHAHPWAFAIAMFSVSIFLKSQAAVLTIMLPLGFSLGIPPKVLIGVLPACYAYFFFPFYPSDLAAITFDRTGTTRIGKYVLNHSFILPGFICVLTSTVVGYFLSTTIH; from the coding sequence ATGTTCTATATTCATATGCTGCTGCTGCTTACCATCATCTTTGTCGGTATCCGCCATGGTGGTATTGCATTTGGCCTGTTAGGTGGACTCGGCGTCACCATTTTGGCCTTTGTATTTAAAGTGACACCGGGGCATCCCCCTGTCAGTGTGATGTTGATTATTCTTTCCGTGGTTGCCGCATCAGCGACACTGGAAGCAACCGGTGGTTTGAAATTACTGGTCAAATATGCTGAAAAATTAATGCGTAAACATCCCGGTCAGATCGTGTTTCTGGGCCCCCTATGTACTTATACCCTGACGGTTCTGGTCGGGACCGGCCACTCTGTTTATCCGCTTCTACCGGTCATTTACGATGTCGCCTATAAAAAAGGGATTCGTCCGGAACGCCCAATGGCAATTGCTTCCGTCGCCTCACAAGTGGGGATTACTGCCAGCCCAATCGCTGCGGCTGCCGCTGTTGTCATGGCAACCGCTGTCGATAATCACTTGGATATCGGTCTGATCGACGTTCTGATTGTCACTATTCCGGCTACGCTGACCGGTTTATTGGTTGCCTGTACCTGGAGTCTGAAACGCGGTAAAGATTTGGACAAAGATCCAGAGTTTAAAGCGCGTTGCCAAGATCCTGAATTTGTTCAGGAACTTGAAGACAACACGGCACTCGAGCAAGGCAACGACATTGATAAGAGTGCGAAAAAAGGCTTGCTCATTTTCATGCTGGGAATTGCAACTGTCGTTTTTGTCGCCATGTTCGGCAAAAATCTCAACCTGCTTCCTCCGGGTGTGAAAATGTCCGTCGGTATTCAATTCTTAATGCTGGCTGTCGGGGCGATTATTTTGGTCAGCACCAAGGTGTCACCGAAGAAAATCGTTCACAGTAATGTATTTATCGCGGGGATGACCGCTGTCATTATCATCTTTGGGATTGCGTGGATGAGTGACACTATCATCAGTTTTCATAAAACCTATCTGATTGATATGGTTCGCGATATTGTACACGCACATCCGTGGGCCTTTGCCATCGCGATGTTCTCGGTGTCTATCTTCCTGAAGAGTCAGGCAGCAGTGTTAACCATCATGCTCCCCCTCGGCTTTTCTTTAGGGATCCCACCGAAAGTGCTCATTGGTGTTTTACCCGCTTGCTACGCTTATTTCTTCTTCCCATTCTATCCAAGTGATCTCGCTGCGATTACCTTTGACCGTACCGGCACCACTCGAATCGGGAAATACGTACTTAACCATAGCTTTATTCTGCCGGGATTCATCTGTGTTCTGACGTCAACCGTGGTTGGTTATTTCCTCTCAACCACCATTCACTGA
- the frdD gene encoding fumarate reductase subunit FrdD, with amino-acid sequence MINQNPKRSDEPVWWSLFGAGGTWFAMITPITIFVLGIMGPMGMLDADALSYDRVLGFATNIIGALFVIATIALPIWHAMHRVHHGMHDLKIHTGVMGKVLCYSIAFALSVIATIFIFMLG; translated from the coding sequence ATGATTAACCAAAATCCAAAACGTTCAGATGAACCCGTCTGGTGGAGCCTGTTTGGTGCCGGTGGTACATGGTTTGCCATGATTACTCCAATCACAATTTTTGTATTGGGGATCATGGGGCCGATGGGCATGCTTGATGCGGACGCCCTGAGCTATGATCGTGTTCTTGGTTTTGCGACCAATATCATTGGTGCACTGTTTGTGATTGCAACCATTGCACTCCCGATATGGCACGCAATGCACCGTGTTCATCACGGGATGCATGACCTGAAAATCCATACCGGTGTGATGGGCAAAGTGCTGTGCTACAGCATTGCATTTGCGCTATCAGTCATTGCGACCATTTTTATATTTATGTTGGGATGA